In bacterium, one genomic interval encodes:
- a CDS encoding OmpH family outer membrane protein — MMRWNTRTLGIAIAVIVVLAAAGVFAARSGPAFGQSATIGYVDMARALGAHPGRASAEAALRDYAQAQIADAQQKMKAMSATQRQDLQRQVDGQIFKKRAELLGGLDKDIRAAVDKVAKQQGVSVVLTRDVVLYGGVDLTDQVIK, encoded by the coding sequence ATGATGCGGTGGAACACGAGGACGCTCGGGATCGCGATCGCGGTCATCGTGGTGCTGGCCGCGGCGGGAGTCTTCGCGGCGCGCTCGGGTCCGGCCTTCGGGCAATCGGCGACGATCGGCTACGTCGACATGGCGCGGGCGCTGGGCGCGCACCCCGGCCGCGCCAGCGCCGAAGCGGCGCTGCGCGACTACGCGCAGGCGCAGATCGCGGACGCGCAGCAGAAGATGAAGGCGATGTCCGCGACGCAGCGGCAGGACCTGCAGCGCCAGGTCGACGGGCAGATCTTCAAGAAGCGCGCCGAGTTGCTCGGCGGGCTCGACAAAGACATCCGTGCCGCGGTCGACAAGGTGGCAAAGCAGCAGGGCGTCAGCGTGGTGCTGACGCGCGACGTCGTGCTCTACGGCGGGGTCGACCTCACCGACCAGGTGATCAAGG